The Opitutales bacterium ASA1 genome window below encodes:
- the cobA gene encoding uroporphyrinogen-III C-methyltransferase: protein MSEGRVFLVGAGPGDPGLLTVRGRALLESAEVVVYDRLVHLALLALCPPECERICVGKKAGGDSVDQEEIGALLVEHALAGKQVVRLKGGDPFVFGRGGEEAEVLAQAGVAFEIVPGVTSSLAAGSFAGIPLTHREIASTLVFATGHEDPAKRSASVDWRTLGALRQATLCIYMGMGRLETILVELVAGGLAPDTPAACVQWASLGTQRTVTATVGTLVEETRRAGLAAPSIVLVGEVIRKRESIAWFEQRPLLGRRIVVTRNREKAGELSGRLERLGATVLELPLVSIRPKVDREVCGEVFTEIGTYDWLVFSSANGVRCFFDLFFAAFKDVRALGVMRIAAVGEATARAIRDLHLEVEIVPERAVAEDLASALVETGSLDSAKVLVVTGNLGRDVLVRKLEEARAIVDRFPVYENLPTDLSDDAVARDFREHGADAVLFTSSSAAKSFADQQASLELTAGAVRPLVGSIGPITSATLRELEFGVDFEAEKSTLDSLVAAVVERLQRS, encoded by the coding sequence ATGTCTGAAGGCCGAGTGTTTCTCGTCGGTGCAGGTCCGGGGGATCCGGGTCTGCTCACGGTGCGCGGTCGCGCGCTGTTGGAGTCGGCCGAAGTGGTCGTTTACGACCGGCTCGTCCATCTCGCGCTGCTCGCGTTGTGTCCACCGGAGTGCGAACGCATCTGCGTCGGCAAGAAGGCGGGCGGGGATTCGGTCGACCAAGAGGAGATCGGTGCCTTGCTGGTCGAGCACGCGCTCGCGGGCAAGCAGGTGGTCCGGTTGAAGGGCGGTGACCCGTTCGTCTTCGGTCGCGGGGGCGAAGAGGCCGAGGTCCTCGCGCAGGCCGGTGTAGCGTTCGAGATCGTGCCGGGCGTGACGTCGTCCCTCGCCGCGGGATCATTCGCGGGCATTCCGCTCACGCATCGCGAGATCGCGTCGACGCTCGTCTTCGCGACGGGACACGAAGACCCGGCGAAACGCTCCGCGTCCGTCGACTGGCGGACTCTCGGTGCGCTTCGGCAGGCGACGCTCTGCATCTACATGGGGATGGGGCGACTCGAAACGATCCTCGTGGAACTCGTCGCTGGTGGACTCGCGCCGGACACGCCTGCCGCGTGCGTGCAGTGGGCCTCGCTCGGCACCCAGCGCACCGTCACGGCGACCGTCGGGACGCTCGTCGAGGAAACACGTCGTGCCGGGCTCGCCGCTCCTTCGATCGTACTCGTCGGCGAGGTGATCCGCAAACGCGAGAGCATCGCGTGGTTCGAGCAACGTCCGTTGCTTGGTCGACGCATCGTCGTGACGCGTAACCGCGAAAAGGCCGGTGAACTCTCGGGGCGTCTCGAGCGGCTCGGCGCGACGGTCCTGGAGCTTCCGCTCGTCTCGATCCGACCCAAGGTCGACCGCGAGGTCTGCGGCGAGGTCTTCACCGAGATCGGCACCTACGACTGGCTGGTGTTCTCCAGCGCCAACGGCGTCCGGTGTTTCTTCGATCTGTTTTTCGCCGCCTTCAAGGACGTGAGAGCCCTCGGTGTCATGCGTATCGCCGCCGTGGGCGAAGCCACCGCCCGAGCGATTCGCGACTTGCATCTCGAGGTCGAGATCGTGCCCGAGCGCGCAGTCGCGGAAGATCTCGCCAGTGCCCTCGTCGAGACCGGGAGTCTCGACAGCGCCAAAGTCCTCGTCGTGACCGGCAATCTCGGGCGCGACGTGCTCGTGCGAAAGCTCGAGGAGGCGCGCGCCATCGTGGACCGGTTCCCTGTTTACGAGAACCTACCGACCGATCTGAGCGACGATGCAGTAGCGCGCGACTTCCGCGAACACGGGGCGGACGCCGTGCTGTTCACGAGTTCGTCCGCTGCGAAGTCGTTCGCGGATCAACAGGCGTCGCTGGAGCTGACGGCGGGCGCGGTCCGACCGCTCGTCGGCAGCATCGGGCCCATCACCAGTGCGACGCTGCGCGAGCTCGAGTTCGGCGTGGATTTCGAGGCGGAGAAATCGACGCTCGATTCGCTCGTCGCCGCAGTCGTCGAGCGTTTGCAGCGCTCGTGA
- a CDS encoding phosphoribosylanthranilate isomerase yields the protein MISGIRFKVCGLRTLADAELADSIGADWLGFIFHEKSPRYVSFPQWEAMRSLLPDRRCVAVAVMPSCDDLRRWQDGGIDRFQLHFPADLALERLAEWSAVAGPENLWLAPKLPPGTRFRPEWLEHGRTVLVDTYSKDAYGGTGLTGDWNGFRSLQTAHPSRTWILAGGLAPENVIAALDASGARVLDVNSGVEAAPGIKDPARLRAWADALRGYRRDA from the coding sequence ATGATCTCCGGCATCCGATTCAAGGTCTGCGGGCTGCGCACGCTCGCCGATGCCGAGTTGGCCGACTCGATCGGTGCCGACTGGCTCGGCTTCATCTTCCACGAAAAGTCGCCGCGTTACGTTTCCTTCCCGCAGTGGGAGGCGATGCGGTCGCTCCTACCGGACCGACGGTGCGTGGCGGTCGCCGTGATGCCGTCGTGCGACGATCTCAGACGTTGGCAGGACGGAGGTATCGATCGGTTTCAACTACACTTCCCCGCGGACCTTGCTCTCGAACGCCTCGCCGAGTGGAGCGCGGTCGCCGGTCCGGAGAACCTCTGGCTCGCGCCGAAGCTGCCGCCCGGAACGCGGTTTCGTCCGGAGTGGTTGGAGCACGGTCGGACCGTGCTCGTCGACACGTATTCAAAGGACGCATACGGCGGCACGGGCCTGACGGGAGACTGGAACGGTTTTCGCTCGTTGCAGACCGCGCACCCGTCGCGCACGTGGATCCTCGCCGGCGGGCTCGCGCCGGAAAACGTGATCGCCGCTCTCGACGCCAGTGGAGCGCGAGTGCTCGACGTCAATTCGGGAGTCGAAGCCGCACCTGGCATCAAGGATCCGGCGCGCCTGCGAGCGTGGGCCGACGCCTTGCGGGGTTACCGTCGCGACGCCTGA
- the ilvN gene encoding acetolactate synthase small subunit — MRHTISVLVENQFGVLARIAGMFSGRGFNIDTLNVAPTHDPAQSRITVVVRGDDGVLDQINKQLLKLVNVIEVVDFKEGQAVGRELVLVKLKADSRSRSEIIQIADIFRAKIINVATDSVIIELTGDESKIGAFLDLVEPFGIVELARTGKLAMRR; from the coding sequence ATGAGACACACCATCTCCGTCCTCGTCGAAAACCAGTTCGGCGTGCTCGCGCGCATCGCCGGCATGTTCTCGGGTCGCGGGTTCAACATCGACACGCTCAACGTCGCCCCGACCCACGACCCTGCGCAGTCGCGCATCACCGTGGTCGTGCGCGGCGACGACGGTGTGCTCGACCAGATCAACAAGCAGCTTCTCAAGCTGGTGAACGTGATCGAAGTCGTCGACTTCAAGGAGGGCCAGGCCGTCGGGCGTGAGCTGGTGCTCGTGAAGCTCAAGGCCGACTCTCGGTCGCGCTCCGAGATCATCCAGATCGCCGACATCTTCCGGGCCAAGATCATCAACGTCGCGACCGACTCGGTCATCATCGAGCTCACGGGCGACGAGAGCAAGATCGGCGCTTTCCTCGATCTCGTGGAGCCGTTCGGCATCGTCGAACTGGCCCGCACCGGCAAGCTCGCGATGCGTCGCTGA
- a CDS encoding histidine kinase, translating to MRDPAHTRSWVLRPTIFLSLWTLVGLAFAGQFYLSSNLLGRSIPWSEAVGYALGDWYVWAVLSIAIVWFARRMSPESGVSWRTGAAHLAAAVVFSCAFAALRSLVAQAHGWLVGEPSGFAEVFRPLLVKTFPFNLLIYGVIVTVSHAIDYYRKYHARTVQALELEKHLTEARLQALLRQLKPHFLFNALNGIASLMYSDVAAADRMLVRLSELLRLAMAHSGAPTAPLRDEIAFLEKYLEIERIRFRDRLSVTFDVPPELLAAHVPSLLLQPIAENAVRHGMEPHARPGSIEILARRSGDELVLEVRDNGAGLPTGVERFDREGIGLSNTRARLAEIYGEAHRFALGRSPTGGLSVTIAVPLELTTGPAVPAVDRTTSASGRDRVILD from the coding sequence ATGCGCGATCCCGCACACACACGTTCGTGGGTCCTGCGCCCGACGATCTTCCTCTCGCTCTGGACGCTCGTCGGTCTAGCCTTCGCCGGGCAGTTCTACCTCTCGAGCAATCTCTTGGGCAGATCGATCCCGTGGAGCGAGGCGGTCGGCTACGCCCTCGGCGATTGGTACGTGTGGGCCGTTCTCTCGATCGCGATCGTCTGGTTCGCGCGCAGGATGTCTCCGGAGAGCGGAGTCTCTTGGCGCACGGGTGCCGCGCACCTCGCCGCCGCGGTGGTGTTTTCCTGTGCGTTCGCTGCGCTGCGATCGCTCGTCGCGCAAGCGCACGGCTGGCTCGTCGGAGAGCCGTCGGGATTCGCGGAAGTATTTCGCCCGCTCTTGGTGAAGACGTTTCCGTTCAATCTCCTTATCTACGGCGTGATCGTGACGGTGAGTCACGCGATCGACTACTACCGCAAGTATCACGCGCGTACCGTCCAAGCGCTAGAGCTCGAGAAACACCTCACCGAAGCGCGACTCCAGGCGCTGCTGCGGCAGCTCAAGCCGCACTTCCTCTTCAACGCGCTCAACGGCATCGCGTCGCTCATGTACTCGGACGTCGCCGCCGCCGACCGCATGCTCGTGCGCCTGTCGGAGCTGCTCCGCTTGGCGATGGCACATTCGGGTGCACCGACTGCGCCTCTGCGCGACGAGATCGCGTTTCTCGAAAAATACCTCGAGATCGAGCGCATCCGCTTTCGCGACCGACTGTCGGTGACGTTCGACGTCCCCCCCGAACTGCTCGCCGCACACGTTCCCAGCTTGCTGCTCCAACCGATCGCGGAAAACGCCGTCCGCCACGGCATGGAGCCGCACGCTCGCCCCGGCTCCATCGAAATACTCGCGCGACGCTCCGGCGACGAGCTCGTCCTCGAAGTCCGCGACAACGGCGCGGGTCTTCCCACTGGCGTAGAGCGCTTCGACCGCGAGGGTATCGGATTGTCGAATACACGCGCACGTCTCGCCGAGATCTACGGCGAAGCCCATCGCTTCGCCCTCGGTCGAAGCCCGACGGGAGGCTTGAGCGTGACGATCGCCGTGCCACTCGAACTCACCACCGGCCCGGCGGTGCCCGCGGTCGATCGCACGACATCCGCGTCCGGCCGGGACCGCGTGATTCTGGATTGA
- a CDS encoding DegT/DnrJ/EryC1/StrS family aminotransferase, translated as MNVPFLDLSRQHKALRDEVLAALAATYDANRFCLGRDVEDFERAFAAASGASDCVGVNNGTTALHLVARALEIGPGDEVIVPAFTFIASAWTASYVGARPVFADIDLETFTLDPAQLDALVTPRTRAIVVVHLFGQPARMDEILAVAAKHRLPVIEDCAQAHLASYRGRPVGTMGDAGTFSFYPTKNLGACGEGGAIVSRRPEILAASRLMRVHGSNVRYRHDTVGYNYRMEGFQAAALNVKLGHLQAWTARRREIARRYSAGIRLADTAIPVVLEIGESVYHQYTIRHPRRDALREHLARLGVGTDLIYPAPLHLQPCYAELGYAPGSVPVAEEAARTVLSLPIFAELTDAEIDHVVAAVNSF; from the coding sequence ATGAACGTCCCGTTTCTCGACCTCTCCCGGCAGCACAAGGCCCTGCGCGATGAAGTCCTCGCTGCGCTCGCCGCTACCTACGATGCGAACCGGTTCTGCCTCGGGCGCGACGTCGAGGACTTCGAGCGCGCCTTCGCGGCGGCCAGTGGTGCCTCGGACTGCGTCGGCGTGAACAACGGCACGACCGCACTCCACCTCGTCGCGCGCGCCCTCGAAATCGGTCCGGGCGACGAGGTCATCGTGCCGGCGTTCACCTTCATCGCTTCGGCTTGGACCGCGAGCTACGTGGGCGCGCGTCCCGTCTTCGCGGACATCGATCTCGAAACCTTCACGCTCGATCCGGCGCAGCTCGACGCTCTCGTCACGCCGCGTACGCGTGCGATCGTGGTGGTCCATCTCTTCGGACAACCGGCCCGGATGGACGAGATCCTCGCCGTCGCCGCGAAGCACCGGCTTCCCGTGATCGAGGATTGCGCCCAAGCGCACCTCGCCAGCTACCGCGGTCGCCCGGTCGGCACGATGGGCGATGCGGGCACCTTCAGCTTCTATCCGACGAAGAACCTCGGCGCCTGCGGCGAGGGTGGGGCGATCGTGTCGCGTCGGCCCGAGATTCTCGCCGCGTCGCGCCTCATGCGCGTGCACGGCTCGAACGTCCGCTACCGCCACGACACCGTCGGCTACAACTACCGCATGGAGGGATTCCAAGCCGCGGCGCTAAACGTGAAGCTCGGACACCTGCAGGCGTGGACCGCGCGCCGTCGCGAGATCGCACGTCGGTACTCGGCCGGTATCCGACTCGCGGATACGGCGATTCCGGTCGTGCTCGAGATCGGCGAGTCGGTGTATCATCAATACACCATTCGCCACCCGCGTCGCGACGCTCTGCGCGAGCACCTCGCGCGGCTCGGCGTTGGGACCGATCTCATCTACCCCGCACCGCTGCATCTGCAGCCGTGCTACGCGGAGCTGGGCTACGCCCCTGGCTCGGTTCCCGTCGCCGAAGAGGCTGCTCGCACGGTGCTGAGTCTACCCATCTTCGCCGAATTGACCGACGCCGAGATCGACCACGTCGTCGCGGCGGTGAACTCGTTCTGA
- the fumC gene encoding class II fumarate hydratase encodes MDYRIEHDTMGEVRVPSARLWGAQTERSRNNFRIGPEASMPLEIIHAFAVLKKAAAKINADLGVLDRSKADAIATVCDEILAGVHDREFPLVIWQTGSGTQTNMNVNEVIANRAHLLAGGHLADARKTLHPNDDVNRSQSSNDTFPTAMHIAAAKLVEETTLPGLRRLRDILAAKADAFSEIVKTGRTHFMDATPLTLGQEIGGWVQQLDNGMRCVRNALAMVHELAIGGTAVGTGLNAPVGYDRLVAEEIARLTGLPFTAAPNKFEALSAHDGMVELSGALKRVAVSLMKIANDVRMLSSGPRCGIGEIVIPDNEPGSSIMPGKVNPTQPEALTMVCAQVVGNDVAATIGGMNGHFQLNVFKPLIAAAVLQSARLLGDACVSFAVNCAAGIAPNEQAIRRHLEHSLMLVTALNPHIGYEKAAKIAKKAHREGTTLREAALALGHVSGEEFDAWVRPETMTGPRAGA; translated from the coding sequence CGAACGTTCGCGCAACAACTTCCGCATCGGACCCGAGGCGAGCATGCCGCTGGAAATCATTCACGCTTTCGCCGTCCTCAAGAAAGCAGCCGCCAAGATCAACGCCGACCTCGGAGTACTCGACCGAAGCAAGGCCGATGCGATCGCCACGGTGTGCGACGAGATCCTCGCGGGAGTCCACGATCGCGAGTTTCCCCTCGTGATCTGGCAGACCGGCTCCGGCACGCAGACGAACATGAACGTCAACGAGGTCATCGCGAATCGCGCGCACCTCCTCGCCGGCGGGCACCTCGCCGATGCACGCAAGACGCTTCATCCCAACGACGACGTCAACCGCTCGCAGTCGTCCAACGACACGTTCCCCACCGCCATGCACATCGCGGCGGCGAAACTCGTCGAGGAAACGACACTCCCCGGCCTCCGACGCTTGCGCGACATCCTCGCCGCGAAGGCCGATGCGTTCTCGGAAATCGTCAAAACCGGCCGTACCCACTTCATGGATGCGACTCCCCTCACGCTCGGTCAGGAGATCGGAGGCTGGGTGCAGCAGCTCGACAACGGCATGCGTTGCGTCCGCAACGCACTCGCGATGGTGCACGAACTCGCCATCGGCGGCACCGCGGTCGGGACCGGTCTCAACGCTCCGGTCGGCTACGATCGTCTCGTCGCCGAGGAGATCGCCCGCCTCACCGGGCTGCCGTTCACGGCTGCGCCGAACAAGTTCGAGGCCCTCTCCGCGCACGACGGGATGGTCGAACTCTCCGGGGCCCTGAAGCGCGTCGCGGTGTCGCTGATGAAGATCGCGAACGACGTGCGCATGCTCTCCTCCGGCCCCCGCTGCGGCATCGGCGAGATCGTCATCCCCGACAACGAGCCCGGCTCGTCCATCATGCCCGGCAAGGTGAATCCGACCCAACCGGAGGCCCTCACGATGGTGTGCGCCCAAGTCGTGGGCAACGACGTCGCCGCCACGATCGGCGGCATGAACGGTCACTTCCAACTCAACGTCTTCAAGCCGCTCATCGCGGCGGCCGTGCTTCAGAGCGCACGTTTGCTCGGAGACGCGTGCGTGTCGTTCGCGGTCAATTGCGCTGCCGGCATCGCTCCGAACGAACAGGCCATCCGACGGCATCTGGAGCACTCGCTCATGCTCGTGACGGCGTTGAATCCACACATCGGATACGAGAAGGCCGCAAAGATCGCCAAGAAGGCGCACAGGGAAGGCACGACGCTTCGCGAGGCCGCCCTCGCGCTCGGCCACGTGAGCGGAGAGGAGTTCGACGCATGGGTCCGACCCGAGACGATGACCGGTCCACGCGCAGGCGCGTGA
- a CDS encoding aspartate-semialdehyde dehydrogenase, whose product MTRSHPPNNIMSKTLKVGIVGATGAVGQELIRLLVGRDFPFAELRLLASARSAGKTVDVAGKKTTVVEAKPGAFEGLDLAFFAAGGSVTRALAGDAVKSGCTVIDKSSALRMQDDVPLVIPEINPEELRTHKGVIANPNCSTAVTLMGLWPLHQLFGAKRVIIATYQSVSGTGAEAVRELDAQVRALVAGQPVEKKVYPHQIAFNCIPQVDSFDADGYTGEETKMRLESRKIMGLPELRVSATCVRVPVVQAHSIAVSAEFERPVDLAQAREAIAAFAGAELVDEPAAKRYPTPLDFTRKVKCGVGRLRVDTAFDNGLSFWVSGDNLWKGAALNAVQNAEWLIAHDTLKPV is encoded by the coding sequence ATGACCCGTTCCCATCCTCCCAACAACATCATGAGTAAGACCCTGAAGGTCGGGATCGTCGGCGCCACCGGAGCCGTCGGTCAAGAGCTTATCCGGCTGCTCGTCGGACGGGATTTCCCGTTCGCCGAATTGCGCCTCCTCGCCTCCGCCCGTTCGGCGGGGAAGACGGTCGACGTGGCCGGGAAGAAGACGACCGTCGTCGAGGCGAAGCCGGGTGCTTTCGAGGGACTCGATCTCGCGTTCTTCGCGGCAGGCGGCTCGGTCACGCGAGCCCTCGCGGGCGATGCGGTGAAGTCGGGCTGCACCGTGATCGACAAGAGCTCGGCGCTGCGCATGCAGGACGACGTGCCGCTCGTGATCCCGGAGATCAATCCGGAGGAGTTGCGGACGCACAAAGGCGTCATTGCGAACCCGAACTGTTCCACCGCCGTCACGCTCATGGGCTTGTGGCCGTTGCACCAGTTGTTCGGCGCGAAGCGGGTGATCATCGCGACCTACCAGTCCGTCTCCGGCACGGGTGCCGAGGCGGTGCGCGAACTCGATGCGCAGGTGCGTGCGCTGGTCGCGGGGCAGCCGGTGGAGAAGAAGGTTTATCCTCACCAGATCGCGTTCAACTGCATCCCGCAGGTCGATTCGTTCGATGCGGACGGGTACACCGGCGAGGAAACGAAGATGCGGCTGGAGAGCCGGAAGATCATGGGATTGCCCGAGCTGCGCGTATCCGCGACGTGCGTACGCGTGCCGGTGGTGCAGGCGCACTCCATCGCGGTGAGCGCGGAGTTCGAGCGCCCTGTCGACCTCGCGCAAGCGCGCGAAGCGATTGCGGCGTTCGCCGGCGCGGAGCTGGTCGACGAACCGGCCGCGAAGCGTTACCCGACACCGCTCGACTTTACGCGCAAGGTGAAGTGCGGCGTGGGTCGTCTCCGCGTGGATACGGCTTTCGACAACGGTCTCTCCTTCTGGGTGAGCGGCGACAACCTCTGGAAGGGGGCTGCGCTCAACGCGGTGCAGAACGCCGAGTGGTTGATCGCGCACGACACGTTGAAGCCGGTCTGA
- a CDS encoding CRTAC1 family protein translates to MPPRAPWWLVPLWLPLVLGAIASGVLLAWLVPIEVPAPGPRDVRLADVTYESGVRFVHRAGADLASTPTTLGGGVVVFDFDDDGDPDLFFVNGSDWPWERTFAKRALGNACALYRNDGAGRFTDVSMQSGLNVELQGMAAAAGDFDRDGRPDLYVTGVGANHLYRNLGDGRFEDVTESAGVGGDDNVWSTGAAWVDVDGDGWLDLVVCHYARWPREVGLDGAFSVALMGRSYGTPTGFLGTPPTVYRNLGDGRFEPIPDAAGLGVRDGETGLPVGQMLAVVPGDVNDDGRPDLLFTFHAHEPALFLGVGNGSFRRWSGTAGSRREGAALMPVSAWTVGDYDERLRVLAEFEHATETRSPESVGVSLESRMGIALGDFDLDGRLEAFGGDGRLEAAINQIGDVRALEASPRLLWRGESGAWNSVPPTEGTAWAQPALTRAVATADLDGDGALDLVLTRFGAAPVLLRNESAGDRPWLAVDLVAAPGARDPAGARVEVHTPRRVHVRNWMPAMGLFAQSSSTLLFALGEDSRVRRVVVTWPTGEREELRIDRINQRLRLRAPAPAAERASGL, encoded by the coding sequence ATGCCGCCCCGGGCGCCTTGGTGGCTGGTGCCTTTGTGGCTGCCGCTCGTGCTCGGAGCGATCGCCTCCGGGGTGTTGCTCGCGTGGTTGGTGCCGATCGAGGTGCCGGCACCGGGTCCGCGCGACGTGCGTCTCGCGGACGTCACGTACGAATCGGGTGTGCGATTCGTGCATCGAGCGGGAGCGGACCTCGCGTCGACGCCCACGACTCTCGGCGGCGGCGTGGTCGTATTCGACTTCGACGACGACGGCGATCCCGACTTGTTCTTCGTCAACGGTAGCGACTGGCCGTGGGAACGGACCTTCGCCAAGCGCGCGCTGGGAAACGCCTGCGCACTCTACCGCAACGACGGTGCCGGTCGCTTCACCGACGTGTCGATGCAGTCGGGTCTGAACGTCGAACTGCAAGGCATGGCCGCCGCGGCGGGCGACTTCGATCGAGATGGACGCCCGGATCTCTACGTGACCGGAGTCGGCGCGAACCATCTGTATCGGAATCTCGGAGACGGCCGCTTCGAGGACGTCACGGAATCCGCCGGAGTGGGCGGGGACGACAACGTGTGGAGCACCGGTGCCGCTTGGGTGGACGTGGACGGCGACGGCTGGCTCGATCTCGTGGTGTGCCACTACGCGCGTTGGCCGCGCGAAGTGGGGTTGGACGGTGCCTTTTCCGTCGCGCTCATGGGCCGTTCGTACGGGACCCCGACGGGATTTCTCGGCACGCCGCCCACCGTGTATCGGAATCTTGGAGACGGTCGTTTCGAGCCGATCCCCGACGCCGCCGGACTCGGGGTGCGCGACGGGGAGACCGGACTGCCGGTCGGACAGATGCTCGCCGTCGTGCCCGGAGACGTGAACGACGATGGGCGACCCGATCTGCTCTTCACGTTTCACGCGCACGAACCGGCGCTTTTTCTCGGCGTCGGCAACGGGAGCTTTCGGCGTTGGTCCGGCACGGCCGGGAGCCGACGTGAAGGCGCTGCGTTGATGCCCGTCTCCGCTTGGACGGTTGGGGACTACGACGAGCGCTTGCGCGTGCTCGCAGAGTTCGAACACGCGACGGAAACGAGGAGTCCGGAGTCGGTCGGCGTCTCGCTCGAGTCGCGCATGGGGATCGCGCTCGGCGACTTCGATCTCGACGGGCGGCTGGAGGCGTTCGGTGGAGACGGCCGACTCGAGGCGGCGATCAACCAGATCGGCGACGTGCGTGCACTGGAGGCCTCGCCGCGATTGCTCTGGAGGGGCGAGAGCGGTGCGTGGAACTCCGTCCCACCGACCGAAGGAACGGCTTGGGCGCAGCCTGCGCTGACGCGTGCCGTTGCGACCGCGGACCTCGACGGCGATGGTGCTCTCGATCTCGTGCTCACGCGTTTCGGTGCCGCGCCGGTGCTCCTGCGCAACGAGTCCGCGGGCGACCGTCCGTGGCTCGCCGTCGATTTGGTCGCCGCGCCGGGCGCGCGCGACCCGGCGGGCGCTCGAGTGGAAGTCCACACCCCGCGACGCGTCCACGTGCGCAATTGGATGCCGGCGATGGGACTTTTCGCGCAATCGAGCTCGACACTGCTTTTCGCGCTCGGCGAAGACAGCCGGGTGCGCCGCGTCGTGGTCACTTGGCCGACCGGCGAGCGCGAGGAACTCCGGATCGATCGGATCAATCAACGCCTTCGACTACGCGCTCCGGCTCCGGCCGCGGAACGGGCATCGGGCCTCTAG
- the ilvC gene encoding ketol-acid reductoisomerase, producing the protein MPAKVYTDKDADLGVFANKTLAVIGFGSQGHAHALNLKESGCKVVIGLYEGSKSKPVAEQHGFEVLSTAEAVRRADVIMVALPDMKQAEVYENDILPNLTKGKCLLFSHGLAVHFNLITLHPDIDVIMVAPKGPGHIVRRLYTEGKGMPALIAVAQNKSKKAKKIALAWAKGIGSTRAGVLETTFKEECETDLFGEQVVLCGGTSELILAGFETLVEAGYQPEMAYFECLHELKLICDLIYESGISGMRFSISETAKYGDLTRGKRIITSKTKAEMKKILKEIQTGKFTKEWVSEHKGGLKNYNKMLEAGRNHQIEKTGARLRGMMPWMTKKNIKGPAAAY; encoded by the coding sequence ATGCCTGCTAAAGTCTACACCGACAAGGACGCCGATCTCGGCGTGTTCGCCAACAAGACACTCGCCGTCATCGGCTTCGGATCTCAGGGACACGCGCACGCGCTCAACCTGAAGGAGAGCGGCTGCAAGGTCGTCATCGGCCTTTACGAAGGCAGCAAGTCGAAGCCGGTCGCCGAGCAGCACGGCTTCGAGGTGCTCTCGACCGCCGAAGCGGTTCGTCGGGCCGACGTCATCATGGTCGCTCTGCCCGACATGAAGCAGGCCGAAGTCTACGAAAACGACATCCTGCCCAACCTGACCAAGGGCAAGTGCCTGCTCTTCTCGCACGGCCTCGCGGTGCACTTCAATCTGATCACCCTGCACCCCGACATCGACGTGATCATGGTCGCGCCGAAAGGTCCTGGGCATATCGTCCGCCGTCTCTACACCGAGGGCAAGGGCATGCCGGCGCTCATCGCCGTCGCCCAAAACAAGTCGAAGAAGGCCAAGAAGATCGCGCTCGCTTGGGCCAAGGGTATCGGCTCGACCCGCGCCGGCGTGTTGGAGACCACCTTCAAGGAAGAGTGCGAGACTGACCTCTTCGGCGAACAAGTCGTGCTCTGCGGCGGCACCTCGGAGTTGATTCTCGCGGGCTTCGAGACGCTCGTCGAGGCCGGCTACCAGCCCGAGATGGCCTACTTCGAGTGCCTCCACGAGCTGAAGTTGATCTGCGACCTCATCTACGAGTCGGGCATCTCCGGCATGCGTTTCTCCATCTCCGAGACGGCCAAGTACGGTGATCTCACCCGCGGCAAGCGCATCATCACGAGCAAGACGAAGGCCGAGATGAAGAAGATCCTCAAAGAGATCCAGACCGGCAAGTTCACCAAGGAATGGGTGAGCGAGCACAAGGGCGGCCTGAAGAACTACAACAAGATGCTCGAGGCCGGTCGCAATCACCAGATCGAGAAGACCGGCGCGCGCCTCCGCGGCATGATGCCGTGGATGACGAAGAAGAACATCAAGGGACCCGCGGCCGCGTATTGA
- a CDS encoding L,D-transpeptidase, which produces MLLGGWERVIDTCAARGIKPTNRALLVSIERQTMQFFVGGELKKAYVVSTSKRPPSNIKGSLGTPRGLHAIAEKIGAGQPPGIVFKARVATGYHFTEHLERGGEDDNLITTRILWLAGLEPGVNQGGECDTRNRYVYIHGTNREDLLGTPASAGCVQMGNLDIVELFEQVRVGDPVLIVD; this is translated from the coding sequence ATGTTGTTGGGAGGATGGGAACGGGTCATCGATACGTGCGCGGCTCGCGGGATCAAGCCGACAAACCGCGCCCTGCTCGTCTCGATCGAGCGGCAGACGATGCAGTTCTTCGTCGGCGGCGAGTTGAAGAAAGCCTACGTCGTCTCGACCTCGAAGCGGCCCCCTTCGAACATCAAGGGCTCGCTCGGCACCCCTCGCGGTCTGCACGCGATCGCGGAAAAGATAGGTGCCGGCCAACCTCCGGGCATCGTCTTCAAGGCCCGCGTCGCCACCGGTTACCACTTCACCGAGCACCTCGAACGCGGCGGTGAGGACGACAACTTGATCACGACCCGCATCCTCTGGCTCGCCGGTCTCGAGCCCGGCGTGAATCAAGGCGGCGAGTGCGACACGAGAAACCGCTACGTCTACATCCACGGCACCAACCGCGAAGATCTCTTGGGAACTCCCGCCAGCGCCGGCTGCGTGCAGATGGGCAACCTCGACATCGTCGAACTCTTCGAACAAGTCCGCGTCGGAGACCCGGTGTTGATCGTCGACTGA